One genomic window of Pocillopora verrucosa isolate sample1 chromosome 8, ASM3666991v2, whole genome shotgun sequence includes the following:
- the LOC136282794 gene encoding TATA-binding protein-associated factor 172-like, with protein MFDFWKDTTNVPRERLNSTIKLIGLDNEAQNLVNYCLQVLEVLTPKMCVKLLSKILDLRLNILLCLEHPYIAVRHLAARCLGVLCTLSIGDTIKTVVKDIVSLMGTTVVIRNGQGAIEAISCILKKLGMGAVPHVVLLVVPVLGRMSYQCEDFRIMATYFFATLIRLLPLESGIPDLPRMFKAMVEQKQKERKFLEQFLDGKKVENYTIPVPIKAELRKYQQVGCSKKTANTKPLFMLEF; from the exons ATGTTTGACTTTTGGAAAGATACAACTAATGTGCCACGAGAGAGACTGAATAGTACAAT AAAACTTATTGGTCTGGATAATGAAGCCCAAAATCTGGTAAACTACtg CTTACAAGTTCTTGAAGTATTGACACCCAAAATGTGTGTGAAACTCTTATCTAAG aTTTTAGATTTGCGCCTCAATATACTACTGTGCCTTGAGCACCCTTACATTGCAGTGCGACACTTGGCAGCTAGGTGCCTGGGTGTCCTGTGTACTTTGTCCATTGGAGATACCATAAAGACAGTGGTAAAAGATATCGTATCACTGATGGGCACTACTGTTGTCATCAGGAATGGACAAGGAGCAATAGAAGCTATATCTTGTATCCTTAAAAA GCTCGGAATGGGTGCGGTGCCGCACGTTGTTCTCCTGGTGGTGCCTGTGCTTGGACGGATGAGTTATCAGTGTGAGGATTTTCGAATTATGGCCACATACTTTTTTGCCACACTTATTAGGCTTCTGCCTCTTGAG TCTGGTATTCCTGACCTGCCCCGCATGTTCAAAGCTATGGTGGAGCAAAAACAGAAGGAACGAAAATTTCTTGAGCAATTTTTGGACGGTAAAAAGGTGGAGAATTACACTATTCCTGTTCCTATCAAAGCTGAGctgagaaaatatcaacaggTAGGGTGCTCAAAGAAAACAGCGAACACGAAGCCTTTATTCATGTTGGAATTTTAA